One part of the Anaerolineales bacterium genome encodes these proteins:
- the argS gene encoding arginine--tRNA ligase — MFNAEKAAVEARIAEYCQAEGLPAPTLTWSQIPFSGEWGIATSLFQLASQEAKQGGGKINVPQRAAQLAEQLAAQLQGTPGFSRIEAVKGYLNLYFSTADFAARVLGAVAEQAGHYGWGAPKHQRVMLEFSQPNTHKAFHVGHLRNMILGASLANILEAAGYEMVRANYIGDYGKDVMKWMWNYTKRHAGQQPPAKDVTRWMGDLYSEATRELEADPNGEAEIRDLFSKWEAEDKEVYDLWLLTRQWSLDGFNEIYDQMGIHFDRIYFESEMERLCKPIIEDLIARNIAVDERAEGGTVVVKLDELLGLQEKFRVLVLLRSDGTSLYGAWDLALALAKFKEYELDQSIYVVDVRQSLHFTQVFKTLELAGHEDLIKKVLHLPYEIVNLPGNVIISSREGVVVLLEELISQATERAAAIVAEKNAELDEATRLKVAQQVGLAAIKYPMLARETTKIATFDWEAALDFNGQAAPYIQYACVRANSILRRASAEGHAAATGSPQHELQPSEIELIERISRLPDAVQRAASEHKTLHITNLTYELAKGFNDFYNQCPVLQAEEPQRSFRLALVAAARQAMANGLALLGIEAPEVM; from the coding sequence ATGTTCAACGCAGAAAAAGCCGCCGTCGAAGCGCGCATCGCCGAATATTGCCAAGCCGAAGGCTTACCCGCGCCCACTCTCACCTGGAGCCAGATCCCCTTCTCCGGCGAATGGGGCATCGCCACCTCGCTCTTCCAACTCGCCTCGCAAGAGGCCAAACAAGGCGGCGGCAAGATCAATGTGCCGCAGCGCGCCGCCCAACTGGCCGAGCAACTCGCCGCACAGCTGCAGGGCACTCCCGGCTTCAGCCGCATCGAAGCCGTCAAGGGTTACCTCAACCTCTACTTCTCCACCGCCGATTTCGCCGCCCGCGTCCTGGGCGCGGTAGCCGAGCAAGCCGGCCACTACGGCTGGGGCGCGCCCAAGCACCAGCGCGTCATGCTCGAGTTCTCGCAACCCAACACCCACAAAGCCTTCCACGTCGGCCACCTGCGCAACATGATCCTCGGCGCTTCGCTCGCCAACATCCTCGAGGCCGCCGGCTACGAGATGGTGCGCGCCAACTACATTGGCGATTACGGCAAAGACGTAATGAAATGGATGTGGAACTACACCAAGCGCCACGCCGGCCAACAGCCGCCTGCCAAAGACGTCACCCGCTGGATGGGCGACCTGTACTCCGAGGCCACCCGTGAGCTGGAGGCCGACCCCAACGGCGAGGCCGAGATCCGTGACCTCTTCTCCAAGTGGGAAGCTGAGGACAAAGAAGTCTATGACCTGTGGCTGCTCACCCGCCAATGGTCGCTGGATGGCTTCAATGAGATCTACGACCAGATGGGCATCCATTTCGACCGCATCTATTTCGAAAGCGAGATGGAGCGCCTGTGCAAGCCCATCATCGAAGACCTCATCGCCCGTAACATCGCCGTGGATGAGCGCGCCGAGGGCGGCACCGTCGTCGTCAAGCTCGATGAGCTCCTCGGCCTGCAAGAGAAGTTCCGCGTGCTGGTGCTCTTGCGTTCAGATGGCACTTCACTCTATGGCGCCTGGGATCTTGCTCTCGCCCTGGCCAAGTTCAAAGAATACGAGCTCGACCAGTCCATCTACGTCGTGGACGTGCGCCAGAGCCTGCACTTCACCCAGGTCTTCAAGACCCTCGAGCTGGCTGGCCACGAAGACCTGATAAAAAAGGTGCTGCACCTGCCCTACGAGATCGTCAACTTGCCCGGCAACGTCATAATCTCCTCGCGCGAGGGCGTGGTGGTGTTGCTCGAAGAGCTCATCAGCCAGGCTACTGAGAGGGCCGCCGCCATCGTGGCCGAGAAGAACGCCGAACTTGACGAGGCCACCCGCCTCAAGGTTGCCCAGCAGGTCGGTCTGGCCGCCATCAAGTACCCCATGCTGGCGCGTGAGACCACCAAGATCGCCACCTTTGACTGGGAAGCCGCCTTGGATTTCAACGGCCAGGCCGCGCCCTACATCCAATACGCCTGTGTGCGCGCCAATAGCATCCTACGCCGAGCGTCCGCGGAAGGTCACGCCGCTGCCACCGGGTCTCCGCAGCATGAGCTCCAGCCAAGCGAGATCGAGCTCATCGAGCGGATCTCACGCCTGCCTGACGCCGTCCAGCGCGCCGCCAGCGAGCACAAGACCCTGCACATCACCAACCTCACCTATGAGTTGGCCAAGGGCTTCAACGATTTCTACAACCAGTGCCCCGTCCTGCAGGCCGAGGAGCCGCAGCGCAGCTTCCGCCTGGCACTCGTGGCCGCGGCCCGCCAGGCCATGGCCAATGGCCTCGCCCTGCTCGGCATCGAGGCGCCCGAAGTAATGTAA
- a CDS encoding response regulator transcription factor, which produces MARKLSQASKTKILWVEGRWVSNGEFVPALLKKGFQVQRVASGKDALESVGEAKYDLVILDAASMRTNGKRICTSIRNLVDGMPILLISDPNRPLEADFECANAVLVLPFTQRKLLNRIAPLLPTAEGRLLKAGPIELDLDSHAVKVGSKKTVLTPRLVRLLQLLIDSKGEVVERNSLFKKAWKTNYTGDTRTLDVHISWLRNAIEKDPKKPKLLVTVRGVGYRLDI; this is translated from the coding sequence ATGGCGCGTAAACTATCTCAAGCAAGCAAGACAAAAATACTTTGGGTCGAAGGCCGTTGGGTAAGCAACGGTGAATTTGTGCCCGCGCTGCTCAAGAAGGGCTTCCAGGTGCAACGGGTGGCCAGTGGAAAAGATGCGCTGGAGAGCGTGGGCGAAGCGAAGTATGACCTGGTGATCCTGGATGCGGCTTCGATGCGCACGAACGGCAAGCGCATCTGCACCTCGATCCGCAATCTTGTGGATGGGATGCCGATCCTGCTGATCTCAGACCCCAACCGGCCGCTGGAAGCAGACTTTGAGTGCGCCAACGCAGTGCTGGTGCTGCCGTTCACACAGCGCAAGCTGCTGAACCGGATCGCGCCGTTGCTGCCGACCGCCGAGGGCCGCCTGCTGAAGGCGGGGCCGATCGAGCTGGACCTGGACAGCCATGCGGTGAAGGTGGGCAGCAAGAAGACGGTGCTGACGCCGCGCCTGGTGCGCCTGCTGCAATTGCTGATCGACAGCAAGGGCGAGGTGGTGGAGCGCAATTCGCTGTTCAAGAAGGCGTGGAAGACGAACTACACGGGGGATACACGCACGCTGGATGTGCATATCAGCTGGCTGCGCAATGCGATCGAGAAGGACCCGAAGAAGCCGAAGCTGTTGGTGACGGTGCGTGGGGTGGGGTACCGGTTGGACATTTAG
- a CDS encoding bifunctional nuclease family protein yields the protein MSEMVEVVIDSIRVGLMSQQRVVILREAEADRYLAIWIDPYMAEQITFALQEVEVARPMTHDLIREVVRGMDGRVIRVEVHDLKGDVFYGNIVVEVNGRTIEIDSRPSDALAVAVRTHVPILVARSVLDAAGIVPEEDMESPDGEHPEGERPFLEESEMTDQVNPAEERLEAFEDFLSKLDIGDEDDDENKPTKGKNN from the coding sequence ATGAGCGAAATGGTTGAAGTCGTCATTGATAGCATCCGCGTGGGCTTAATGTCCCAGCAACGCGTCGTCATCCTGCGCGAAGCCGAAGCCGACCGCTATCTTGCCATCTGGATCGACCCCTACATGGCCGAGCAGATCACCTTCGCCCTGCAAGAGGTCGAAGTCGCCCGCCCCATGACCCACGACCTGATCCGCGAGGTCGTGCGCGGCATGGATGGCCGCGTTATCCGCGTCGAAGTGCATGACCTCAAGGGTGATGTCTTCTACGGCAACATCGTCGTCGAGGTCAACGGCCGCACCATCGAGATCGACTCGCGCCCCTCCGATGCCCTGGCTGTGGCCGTGCGTACGCACGTCCCCATCCTCGTCGCCCGCTCCGTGCTCGATGCCGCTGGCATCGTGCCCGAAGAAGACATGGAATCCCCCGACGGTGAGCACCCCGAAGGTGAACGCCCGTTCCTCGAAGAATCCGAAATGACCGACCAGGTCAACCCCGCCGAAGAGCGCCTCGAAGCCTTTGAAGACTTCCTCTCCAAGCTCGACATCGGCGACGAAGACGACGATGAGAACAAGCCCACCAAGGGCAAGAACAACTAA
- the dnaB gene encoding replicative DNA helicase: MSDAYSSDIQQPAGPQQLVPHSREAEEAVIGSVLINPEAYYDVADFLTGEDFHIHRLRWVWEAFTRLHEQRIPIDLLTVTEDLDKQGHLAEIGGPAYLTGLINTVPSSINAEAYGRLVQQTSIRRRLLEAANKIAKTAYQENLSIEAAIEEAEKAVFGASDHQLSTDLKPIKQVISDYYDRIDQLSRRNEEFYGVPTGFIDLDRLLSGMQPSDLLIIAGRPAQGKSSFLMSIVKNAAQLHKKHVAIFSMEMSNEQLVARLLSQETGINSQKMLSGKLEQREWDLFAQAVETLGGIKVFLDDTPGISPTQMRAKCRRLHMEFGLDLVVVDYLQLMQGDSRNDNRVQEVSHISRSLKVLARELNVPVLAAAQLSRAVEQRADKRPMLSDLRESGSLEQDADIVMFIHRPDQYEEDSLRKNIAEIMISKHRNGPTGVVELVFREQLAKFENAATRNVDFAGFNERQSGA, encoded by the coding sequence ATGAGCGACGCGTACTCCTCAGACATACAGCAGCCGGCCGGCCCGCAGCAGCTGGTGCCGCACAGCCGCGAGGCCGAAGAAGCCGTCATCGGCTCGGTGCTGATCAACCCTGAGGCATACTACGACGTTGCCGATTTCCTCACCGGCGAAGATTTCCACATCCACCGCCTGCGCTGGGTCTGGGAAGCCTTCACCCGCCTGCACGAGCAGCGCATCCCCATCGACCTGCTCACCGTCACCGAAGACCTCGACAAACAGGGCCACCTGGCCGAGATCGGCGGCCCAGCCTACCTCACCGGGCTCATCAACACCGTGCCCAGCTCCATCAACGCCGAGGCCTACGGCCGCCTGGTCCAGCAGACCAGCATCCGCCGCCGCCTGCTGGAAGCCGCCAACAAGATCGCCAAAACCGCCTACCAGGAGAACCTGAGCATCGAGGCCGCCATCGAAGAGGCCGAGAAAGCCGTCTTCGGCGCCAGCGACCACCAGCTCTCCACTGACCTCAAGCCGATAAAGCAGGTCATCAGCGACTATTACGACCGCATTGACCAGCTCTCCCGCCGCAACGAGGAGTTCTACGGCGTGCCCACAGGGTTTATTGACCTGGACCGCCTGCTCAGCGGCATGCAGCCGTCTGACCTGCTCATCATCGCCGGCCGCCCCGCCCAGGGTAAGTCCAGCTTCCTCATGTCCATCGTCAAGAACGCCGCCCAGCTGCACAAAAAGCATGTCGCCATCTTCTCGATGGAAATGTCCAACGAGCAGCTGGTGGCCCGCCTGCTCTCGCAGGAAACCGGCATCAACTCACAGAAGATGCTCAGCGGCAAGCTGGAGCAGCGTGAGTGGGACCTGTTCGCCCAGGCGGTCGAGACCCTCGGCGGCATCAAAGTCTTCCTTGACGATACGCCGGGCATCTCGCCCACCCAGATGCGCGCCAAGTGCCGCCGTCTCCATATGGAATTCGGCCTCGACCTTGTAGTCGTGGATTATTTGCAGCTCATGCAGGGCGACAGCCGCAACGACAATCGCGTCCAGGAGGTCTCGCACATCTCGCGCAGCCTCAAAGTCCTGGCGCGTGAGCTCAACGTGCCCGTGCTCGCCGCCGCCCAGCTCTCCCGCGCCGTCGAGCAGCGCGCCGACAAGCGCCCCATGCTCTCTGACCTGCGCGAGTCCGGCTCCCTCGAGCAGGACGCCGACATCGTGATGTTCATCCACCGCCCAGACCAATACGAAGAAGATAGTCTGCGCAAGAACATCGCCGAGATCATGATCAGCAAGCACCGCAACGGCCCCACCGGCGTGGTCGAGCTCGTCTTCCGCGAGCAGCTCGCCAAGTTCGAGAACGCCGCCACCCGCAACGTAGACTTCGCAGGGTTCAATGAGCGCCAAAGCGGGGCCTGA
- a CDS encoding DnaD domain protein, giving the protein MSAKAGPEPFSGFPAGKVRFTRLPGPFFSQLLPHIDSLAELKVTLYALWKLERMEGEARYLQPQDFTEDALFLAGLPGGEADLDAGLLAAVSRSTLLHAQLELDGQMRQFYFLNSPRGRALYEAVRSGEWQPSGDPRYPIELAHERPNIFALYERNIGALTPMMADALKDAEREYPHEWLEEAMRIAVENNARSWSYVQAILRRWQEDGRDERRTEGNSEKDRRKYVEGEFSDFIEH; this is encoded by the coding sequence ATGAGCGCCAAAGCGGGGCCTGAGCCGTTCTCCGGCTTCCCCGCCGGCAAAGTGCGCTTCACGCGCCTGCCCGGCCCCTTCTTCAGCCAGCTGCTCCCGCACATTGACAGCCTGGCGGAGCTCAAGGTCACCCTCTACGCGCTTTGGAAGCTCGAACGCATGGAAGGCGAAGCCCGCTACCTGCAGCCGCAAGACTTCACCGAAGACGCGCTGTTCCTCGCCGGCCTACCCGGCGGCGAAGCCGACCTTGACGCTGGGCTGCTGGCCGCCGTCAGCCGCAGCACGCTGCTGCACGCCCAGCTAGAATTAGACGGGCAGATGCGCCAGTTCTATTTCCTCAACTCGCCCCGCGGCCGGGCGCTCTACGAGGCCGTGCGATCCGGCGAGTGGCAACCCAGTGGCGACCCGCGCTACCCGATTGAACTGGCCCACGAGCGCCCCAACATCTTTGCGCTCTACGAGCGCAACATTGGGGCGCTCACTCCCATGATGGCCGACGCGCTCAAGGACGCCGAGCGCGAGTACCCCCACGAGTGGCTCGAAGAGGCGATGCGCATCGCCGTGGAGAACAACGCCCGCTCGTGGAGCTATGTGCAAGCCATTCTGCGCAGATGGCAGGAAGACGGACGCGATGAGCGACGAACTGAAGGGAATTCTGAAAAAGATCGGCGAAAATACGTCGAAGGCGAATTCTCCGACTTCATCGAACACTAA